Genomic window (Spirosoma sp. KCTC 42546):
TCTGCTACATAGTAGATTCCCTCATTTTTGTTGTTTCTACAGGGATGTGGTGAAAACCCGTTAAGAGTTAAGAAAAAAAAACGGCAGGCCCGACAGTCGGAGATTTCCGGTGCGCCGGGCCGCCGAAGCGGTTTAAAGCTGTAAGAAGACGTATTCAAAATCTGCTGTATGTTTCAAATCACCACGCAATCCGTTGCGCTGCCCGACGGGCGGGAAATTACCATCGAAACCGGAAAAATGGCCCGTCAGGCCGACGGAGCGGTGGTTGTCAGGTTGGGCGACACGATGCTGTTAGCCACTGTCGTATCGAGTAAAGATGCCAAAGAAGGTGTTGACTTCCTTCCATTATCTGTTGATTATCAAGAAAAATTTGCTTCGGCTGGCCGGATTCCTGGTAGCTTCCAACGGCGTGAAGGCCGCCTGGGAGATCACGAAATCCTGATTAGCCGTTTAGTTGACCGCGCCTTGCGGCCCATCTTCCCGGATAATTACCATGCGGACACGCAGGTAATGATTACTCTGATTTCGGCTGATCCCGAAGTTCAGCCCGATGCGCTGGCCGCGCTGGCTGCTTCGTCGGCTCTGGCTGTTTCGGATATTCCCTTCAACGGTCCGATCTCGGAAGTACGCGTTGCCAAAATTGACGGCCAGTATAAGATCAATCCTAAAACGTCGGAACTCGAACGCGCTACCATTGATCTGATTGTAGCGGCTACTGAGAAAGACATTTGTATGGTAGAAGGCGAAATGGACGAATGTTCTGAAGCCGAAGTGGTGGAGGCTCTCAAAGTCGCTCATGATGCCATCAAACAACAGTGCCAGGCTCAAAAAGAACTGGAAGCCAAAGTAGGCAAAACCGAAAAACGGCAGTACAACCACGAAACGCACGATGAAGTACTTCGTGCCGCAGTTCGTGCTGCTACGTACGATAAAATCTATGAAGCGGTTAGTCGGCAGAATCCAAGCAAAAAAGGCCGTTCTGAAGCGGCTAAAGCGATTCGTGATGAATATATAGCGTCATTTCCGGAAGGTTCGGACGTGAACGTAGGTCTTATAAAGACTTATTTCCACGATCTGGAATGGGAAGCATCCCGTCGATTAGTGCTCGATGAGCGTGTACGCTTAGATGGTCGGAAGCTGGATCAAATTCGTCCAATTACTGCTGAAGCTGGCCTTTTACCGGGTCCGCACGGCTCGGCCCTATTTACCCGTGGCGAAACGCAGTCATTGACTACGGCAACGCTGGGAACCAAAACAGACGAGCAAATTGTGGATCAGACTATGTATCAGGGATACAGTAAGTTCCTGTTGCATTATAACTTCCCTGGTTTCTCTACCGGCGAGGTAAAACCAAACCGGGGAGCCGGTCGGCGTGAAATTGGTCACGGTAACCTGGCTCACCGCTCACTGAAGAAAGTATTGCCACCAGCCGAAGATAATCCATACACCA
Coding sequences:
- a CDS encoding polyribonucleotide nucleotidyltransferase, with product MFQITTQSVALPDGREITIETGKMARQADGAVVVRLGDTMLLATVVSSKDAKEGVDFLPLSVDYQEKFASAGRIPGSFQRREGRLGDHEILISRLVDRALRPIFPDNYHADTQVMITLISADPEVQPDALAALAASSALAVSDIPFNGPISEVRVAKIDGQYKINPKTSELERATIDLIVAATEKDICMVEGEMDECSEAEVVEALKVAHDAIKQQCQAQKELEAKVGKTEKRQYNHETHDEVLRAAVRAATYDKIYEAVSRQNPSKKGRSEAAKAIRDEYIASFPEGSDVNVGLIKTYFHDLEWEASRRLVLDERVRLDGRKLDQIRPITAEAGLLPGPHGSALFTRGETQSLTTATLGTKTDEQIVDQTMYQGYSKFLLHYNFPGFSTGEVKPNRGAGRREIGHGNLAHRSLKKVLPPAEDNPYTIRIVSDILESNGSSSMATVCAGTMALMDAGIKIKAPVAGIAMGLISDGDKYAVLSDILGDEDHLGDMDFKVTGTEKGIVACQMDLKVDGLSYEVLAQALEQARLGRLHILGEMKKGIAEVRADLKPHAPRAMVIKIDTNQIGAVIGPGGKVVQDIQKDSGAVVNIDEHDNAGWVSIFATSKESMDKAVSRVKGIVAVPEVGETYVGKVKTIQPFGAFVEFMPGKDGLLHISEIKWERLETMDGVLQVGEEVTVKLIDVDKKTGKYRLSRKVLLPKPENKNA